TTCTACGGCCTCTTCTTCCACGAACTGATCGTTGGTTAAAATTGGATCATCCGTCACCAGTTCATCGGTCTCTTCTTGGAGAACATCCGCAGGCTCTTCCTCGATGATCGGAGCGGCCGTGGTGGTTGTTGGGGCCTCGGTTGTGGGACGATTGATGCGGATGTTCTGTAATGAGGGTCGATTTTCGGGGACACGACGGCCGATCGGGAGCTGAAGTTGGACAGGTGGATTGTTGATCAAAATCGGTTTATGGTCAATTCCATCGCGGATGCCGAATTCGAGCGATTGAGGGGGTATGAAATCTTCTTGCGTTCGGACGCTTTGCTCTTCTTGGATGCCGAAGATTGGCTTTGTAATGCGGACGGATGGAGGCAATGGTCGCCTGATGACAGCCGCTGGTCGAAGGACGACTTGTCTATTAGGAGCTTCCGGCCTGACAGGTGGTAAGGGAATGCGTGAGGAAGAGAAAGTGGTCTTTCCGCGAACGCGCAATGGCTGTCCGTTGTTAGTAAGGAGCTGACTGGTCACTTCCGGCTCGACAGTTGTCTCCCTCTGGCGCTGGATGGCCTCGTAAGGAGACCAAGGCTTCTCCGCTGGCTCCACAGATTTCGCATCTTCAACAGCCACTGGttgttcttcttcctcttcctctaAGGCGAGGTCTTCATCCTCGATGGCTGGaacgtcttcttcttcgactAGAACACTAGGACTATCTCCCCTAAGGatttcttcttcaccagcGGGTTCTTCCGTCGCGACCGAGTCGACGAAATGAGCTGCTGTTGATGCTACCGTTGGTGGCGCTGTTGTTGTGGCCGCTGGAGTGACGGCTGGTGGGACAGTTGGGACTGTCGTGGCCACGACTGGTGATGCTGTGGTCGGCGGGGCTGTCGGTGCGGCCGTCGTGGGGATCGTAGTTGGTGCGACGGTACGTGCTGGCGTTGCTGCCTCTGTGGGAGATGCAGTTGTTCCAGCAGTCGTCGGCGTCGAAGTGGTGAAACTAGCCGAGTTGAGTCGGATGCGACCTCTTCCACCGACTAAAGTGCTGACAGTTTGTCGCACTGGAACTGACGGCTCGCTTGAAACTTCAGAAGGAATGACGTTGATGTTGGGTCTGTTGAACCGAATTCTTCCACGCTGATTGCCTGAGGCAGCGTTCTGTGATTCCAGCGTCTGGAATGATTCTTCACGATCGTCGACAGGTGGATCAAGATCGAAAGAGGATGACTGCGATTGTTCCAAAACTGGTTCTTCCACAACGAATGACTCAATTTTAGGTTGTTCCACGACGATCTGAGGCTGCACCGGCAGTGGGGGTGACACCAAAGAGTTGGTCTTGACTTTGTTTCGAATCTTTTGACCGAACGACGCTTCGATCGGGACTTCAGGTTGCTCATCTCCTGATTCGAAGTTGATTGCGGTAGACGCTGGAACTTTCTTGCGAttttgttgacgttgaagCTGTTGACGTTGACGGACGCTCTGGAAATCCGGCCATCTGGGAGCGCCACCTTCCAACGGGACGCGATTGATGGGCCTCTTCTTCAACGGACGGACAGTGGGAGATTCGGTTGGCTCTGAAACTTGCGGAGCTGGAATAGGAATAGCAGCTGGAATCGTCTGTTCGAAGGCGGGAGTAGGAGCTGGCACGGGACTATCTTCCGCTGGAGGTGGTGCCAACGTGACGGCCACCGGAACTTCCGATTGGAAAGCGGCCGGAACAATATCGACGGCCACCGGTTTCAATTCAACGACAGGTTCGACAATCTCTTCAACTGGAACAGCCGGCtggattgttgttgttcttggaGCTTCGGATACTGGGACATCGTCAATGACTTCAACTACTTGAGGAACTGGACGCGGCTTAATGAGTTCCAAAAATTCAGGTGATTCCACAGCCAAAACGAGTGGCTCTCTCGGAGCTGGTTTGGAAGCTGGTTGGGTTGGTGGGGAAGGTGGTGGGGGTGGTGGAGAAGTTGCAGGTTCGTCCAGTGTTTGGAATGGAACGAACCCTGTTTGCAGGCGGACGTCTGACAGGGACTGCTCAAAGCTCGATGGCGGTGGCTGTTGGAACTGAGGACGCTGTGCGTCTGAAACGAACGTTTGCTTCTGGAACTGTGGCTGGAATTGCGGTTGCTGAGATGGAATCGGTTGAAATTGCGGTTGGGGAGGCTGGAATTGTGGTTGGAACCGCACCTGCTGCGGTTGAGGTGCTTGAAATTGCACCGGTTGAGGTGCCTGGACTTGCGCCGGTTGGGGTTGAGGTGCCTGGAATTGCGGTGGCTGGGGTTGAGGTGCCTGGAATTGCGCTGGCTGGGGCTGAGGTGCCTGGAATTGCGTTGGCTGGGGTGGCTGGAACTGCGCCGGTTGGGGTGCAAGGAATTGCGCCGGTTGGGGTGCAAGGAATTGCACCGGTTGGGGCTCTGTTGGGTGGAACTGAACCGGTTGGGCTTGAGGTGTCGTGAATTGCGCTTGCACCGGTTGGGGCTGGTTTGACTGGAACTGAGCCGGCTGACTTTGAGGAGGTTGGAACTGTACG
This genomic stretch from Daphnia carinata strain CSIRO-1 chromosome 4, CSIRO_AGI_Dcar_HiC_V3, whole genome shotgun sequence harbors:
- the LOC130694819 gene encoding cell surface glycoprotein 1-like, giving the protein MLALQSCLTVMAVLGAVPLLMALPTDQTWFVHHSGQVARPVMINSSPVSDEFPIPRFSLPGPAASRRQDGPFQASGSNNLQNEPPVHVKPGDKVSLIVRNQNPLDPQKFVDVGALLMDLQRMPPSSDGSYHVFLAPPNYPQPSGGQKFDVTYVGAPQREQQPDPRNPHPPLFVAPLDYSVPQGYGRVQIPIQNVKFALHSQLQQVQQQPQQFQQQTQPAPFQQAQPQFRQPQPQFQQVQFQPPQPAQFQQPQPVQFQPPQPVQFQPPQSQPAQFQSNQPQPVQAQFTTPQAQPVQFHPTEPQPVQFLAPQPAQFLAPQPAQFQPPQPTQFQAPQPQPAQFQAPQPQPPQFQAPQPQPAQVQAPQPVQFQAPQPQQVRFQPQFQPPQPQFQPIPSQQPQFQPQFQKQTFVSDAQRPQFQQPPPSSFEQSLSDVRLQTGFVPFQTLDEPATSPPPPPPSPPTQPASKPAPREPLVLAVESPEFLELIKPRPVPQVVEVIDDVPVSEAPRTTTIQPAVPVEEIVEPVVELKPVAVDIVPAAFQSEVPVAVTLAPPPAEDSPVPAPTPAFEQTIPAAIPIPAPQVSEPTESPTVRPLKKRPINRVPLEGGAPRWPDFQSVRQRQQLQRQQNRKKVPASTAINFESGDEQPEVPIEASFGQKIRNKVKTNSLVSPPLPVQPQIVVEQPKIESFVVEEPVLEQSQSSSFDLDPPVDDREESFQTLESQNAASGNQRGRIRFNRPNINVIPSEVSSEPSVPVRQTVSTLVGGRGRIRLNSASFTTSTPTTAGTTASPTEAATPARTVAPTTIPTTAAPTAPPTTASPVVATTVPTVPPAVTPAATTTAPPTVASTAAHFVDSVATEEPAGEEEILRGDSPSVLVEEEDVPAIEDEDLALEEEEEEQPVAVEDAKSVEPAEKPWSPYEAIQRQRETTVEPEVTSQLLTNNGQPLRVRGKTTFSSSRIPLPPVRPEAPNRQVVLRPAAVIRRPLPPSVRITKPIFGIQEEQSVRTQEDFIPPQSLEFGIRDGIDHKPILINNPPVQLQLPIGRRVPENRPSLQNIRINRPTTEAPTTTTAAPIIEEEPADVLQEETDELVTDDPILTNDQFVEEEAVEGHIEGAEEEEEEEEILTDEVEGEENEEFVEPETVDEVEPISSSTSAPTTGPTMTIAEAFSEIPEEEHDVADVEEDVVEEQIKPVATEPTVTTTTEAAVVVEPETAVEEEESVVELAAGNQVDDQSDQKELADDDRQVLGVSTATEVSLMYELCYRGRCVRVHE